One genomic window of Mogibacterium diversum includes the following:
- a CDS encoding alpha/beta hydrolase, whose product MITRGVTIREGSLAIHGRWYMDGREEKQPTIIICHEFGTNMRFTSRYAQMLCKQGYAVFIFDFCGSESGTSRGRKSTEMSVTTEVIDLLVVLDYVQDRPFVNKNAVFLMGCSQGGLVASLAAEKRKNEVKKLVLYYPALSIPDDARKGSMLGAEFSGEEIPDSFKVMNDKFRVGKRYVADAIVLSEWREMMRYKNPVLIVHGTDDELVDIDYARKAAKIFPNAKLVEIKGGKHLFPSLEERKIAVAETIRFLWE is encoded by the coding sequence GTGATTACACGTGGAGTTACGATTAGAGAGGGGTCACTCGCAATACACGGAAGGTGGTATATGGATGGGCGCGAGGAGAAGCAGCCTACCATCATAATTTGCCATGAGTTCGGAACAAATATGAGGTTTACAAGTAGGTATGCTCAGATGCTGTGCAAGCAAGGGTACGCCGTATTTATATTTGATTTCTGTGGATCTGAAAGCGGGACTAGTAGAGGCAGAAAGTCGACGGAAATGAGCGTAACGACTGAGGTGATTGACCTCCTCGTGGTGCTTGACTATGTGCAAGACCGTCCATTTGTGAATAAAAATGCTGTATTTCTCATGGGCTGCTCGCAGGGTGGGCTCGTCGCTTCACTTGCTGCCGAGAAGCGAAAGAATGAAGTTAAGAAGCTCGTACTTTATTATCCTGCATTGTCCATACCTGACGATGCTCGTAAAGGCTCTATGCTAGGGGCGGAGTTTAGCGGGGAGGAAATTCCCGATAGCTTTAAAGTTATGAACGATAAGTTTAGAGTTGGTAAAAGATATGTTGCTGATGCTATTGTGCTCAGCGAGTGGCGCGAAATGATGCGGTACAAGAATCCAGTGCTCATAGTACATGGAACGGATGATGAGCTTGTGGATATCGATTACGCACGTAAGGCTGCAAAGATATTTCCAAATGCTAAGCTCGTAGAAATCAAAGGCGGTAAACACTTATTTCCGTCGCTTGAGGAAAGAAAAATTGCCGTTGCCGAGACGATAAGATTCCTTTGGGAGTAG
- a CDS encoding phosphoribosylaminoimidazolesuccinocarboxamide synthase, whose amino-acid sequence MQEFKPFKAGKVREIYDNGDNLIMVATDRISAFDHILKNDIVDKGAILTQISKFWFDLTEDIVPNHLISVDNDDMPEFFRSEKFVRRCTMCRKLDMLPLECIVRGYITGSGWASYQKTGEVCGIKLPEGLRESEKLPEAIYTPSTKAEIGDHDENISYEKSVEVLEKAYPGRGEELAQKAKELTLAVYKKCADYALERGIIIADTKFEFGLDEEGNVVLADEVLTPDSSRFWPVEGYEVGKSQPSYDKQFVRDWLKANPDSDYKLPDDVIDKTIEKYKEAYKLLTGKDF is encoded by the coding sequence ATGCAAGAGTTTAAACCTTTTAAGGCTGGTAAGGTAAGAGAGATTTACGATAATGGTGACAACCTAATCATGGTTGCTACAGATAGAATTTCAGCATTTGATCACATTCTTAAGAATGATATAGTTGACAAGGGTGCGATTCTCACACAGATTTCGAAGTTCTGGTTTGATCTGACTGAGGATATTGTTCCAAATCACTTGATTTCGGTTGATAATGATGACATGCCGGAGTTCTTCAGAAGCGAGAAGTTCGTTCGTCGATGCACTATGTGCCGCAAGCTAGATATGCTGCCTTTAGAGTGCATCGTTAGAGGGTACATAACAGGCAGTGGATGGGCCAGCTACCAGAAGACTGGTGAGGTTTGCGGAATCAAACTACCGGAAGGGCTTAGAGAGTCTGAGAAGCTTCCTGAAGCTATTTATACACCTAGTACAAAGGCTGAGATAGGCGATCACGATGAGAATATCTCATACGAAAAGAGCGTTGAAGTTTTGGAGAAAGCATACCCAGGAAGAGGTGAAGAGTTAGCTCAGAAGGCGAAGGAGTTAACACTCGCTGTATATAAGAAGTGTGCAGATTATGCGCTCGAGAGAGGTATTATAATCGCAGATACTAAGTTTGAATTTGGACTTGACGAAGAGGGCAATGTTGTACTTGCTGATGAGGTTCTGACACCTGACAGCTCAAGATTTTGGCCGGTAGAGGGATATGAAGTAGGTAAGTCACAGCCTTCTTATGATAAGCAGTTTGTAAGAGATTGGCTGAAGGCAAATCCTGATAGCGATTATAAGCTTCCTGACGATGTAATCGATAAGACAATCGAGAAGTATAAGGAAGCATATAAGCTTTTGACAGGTAAGGACTTCTAG
- a CDS encoding manganese efflux pump MntP yields MNLIFFIASILLGVGLAMDAFAISIANGISRPDAKCRYVMKVTAVYAFFQFAMPMIGWVMVHEAAKALGAFNKLVPWIALVLLAFLGGRMILEGVRCGKSRADVCSDGGIVKNSNAEVCSKAAVSKASETQPAELTGMTLFMQGVATSIDALSTGFTISSYDAEAAIVCSSVIAAVTWIMCFIGMRIGAKVGELFSAHAAIVGGVILVIIGIEVFAKDVLL; encoded by the coding sequence ATGAACTTGATTTTTTTTATTGCTAGCATACTTCTGGGTGTTGGTCTTGCGATGGATGCATTTGCGATATCAATCGCTAATGGCATAAGTAGACCAGATGCTAAGTGTAGATATGTAATGAAAGTTACAGCGGTATATGCATTCTTTCAATTTGCAATGCCAATGATAGGGTGGGTTATGGTGCACGAAGCGGCAAAGGCTCTTGGTGCTTTCAATAAACTCGTCCCATGGATTGCTTTGGTGTTGTTAGCCTTTCTTGGTGGTCGCATGATCCTCGAAGGCGTTAGATGTGGAAAATCAAGAGCAGATGTCTGTAGTGATGGAGGCATTGTGAAGAATAGTAATGCAGAGGTCTGTAGCAAGGCTGCAGTTTCAAAAGCGAGTGAAACGCAGCCAGCTGAACTTACAGGCATGACTCTGTTTATGCAGGGAGTTGCCACATCTATTGATGCTTTATCGACGGGATTTACTATTTCTAGCTATGATGCAGAAGCCGCCATCGTCTGTTCGAGTGTCATTGCAGCAGTTACGTGGATTATGTGCTTTATTGGCATGCGTATAGGTGCGAAGGTCGGCGAATTGTTTTCTGCTCATGCTGCAATTGTTGGGGGCGTAATTCTTGTAATTATTGGCATAGAAGTGTTTGCAAAAGATGTACTACTGTAA
- a CDS encoding Na/Pi cotransporter family protein, protein MEIFFKIVSLLGGLAMFLYGMRIMGDGLKSTSGGAMKAALARVTDKPFKGFLLGLIVTCMIQSSTAAIVLTVGLVGAGFLTFRQSIGIVLGANVGTTITAQIIRLMDVKAGSTSFLSFFKSDNLAPMALVIGIVLIMFVSSRAAHTVGTILMGFGTLFVGLMNMSAAVSHMGDTLSKLLVSFEGNPALGFFSGVLVTGIIQSSSAVVGILQSIASTIGIKFCGVFAVIIGIDIGDCLTTYLVCRIGAKPEQIRTALVHVLYNFTASILLFIAVGVLRGTGVIDDNIWYMTLRAGGVANVHGLFKLIPALLLLPCAGIFAKVAERLVPDQPEDPEDTMIKESIKQLDLRLINNPRIALGETHSMTSNMFEVALHNYTACIQQMYEYDPKRNERMNQREDMIDKMTDVADKYVVEISPHITLDYDDRFQSFLMKGLVSIERIGDLAINIMDAIKNMREDDVEFSRAAMAELRVLLTAVNDILELTADAYKESSYEKAQRIEPLEEVIDELVDEVRRRHMWRMKHNLCDVVKGISFQNILQNLERISDQCSDLGVNILGIEDDNIYGNEHQYLRDIHHSDDDLYNQLFAKFKAKYMGVLDSMPADSTEHDDSDVERQLQVDVVN, encoded by the coding sequence TTGGAGATTTTCTTTAAAATCGTGAGTCTGCTCGGCGGACTAGCAATGTTCCTATACGGAATGCGCATCATGGGTGATGGACTTAAATCTACGTCAGGAGGCGCGATGAAGGCGGCCCTTGCAAGGGTTACGGATAAGCCTTTTAAAGGTTTTTTACTCGGGCTTATAGTAACGTGTATGATTCAGAGCTCAACGGCAGCCATCGTACTCACTGTAGGTCTTGTTGGAGCAGGTTTCCTGACATTCAGGCAGTCGATTGGAATCGTGCTAGGTGCAAACGTAGGAACTACAATCACGGCACAGATTATCAGGTTGATGGACGTTAAAGCAGGGTCTACAAGTTTCCTGTCTTTCTTTAAATCAGACAACTTAGCGCCTATGGCACTTGTTATAGGTATAGTTCTAATTATGTTTGTAAGCTCGAGAGCCGCGCATACAGTGGGAACCATTCTTATGGGATTCGGAACACTTTTCGTAGGCCTTATGAACATGAGTGCAGCGGTTTCTCATATGGGTGATACGCTCAGTAAATTGCTCGTTTCTTTCGAAGGAAACCCAGCACTTGGTTTTTTCTCGGGTGTATTAGTTACAGGAATCATCCAGAGCTCTTCGGCTGTAGTCGGAATACTGCAGTCAATCGCAAGTACTATTGGAATTAAATTCTGCGGCGTATTCGCAGTAATCATCGGTATAGATATCGGTGACTGTTTGACTACATATCTGGTTTGCCGTATAGGTGCAAAACCGGAGCAGATAAGGACGGCACTTGTCCATGTACTATATAACTTTACGGCATCTATACTTCTATTTATAGCTGTAGGTGTGCTTAGAGGCACAGGTGTTATAGATGATAATATTTGGTATATGACGCTCCGCGCAGGTGGTGTTGCTAATGTTCACGGACTATTTAAGCTAATACCAGCACTATTACTGCTTCCTTGTGCTGGGATTTTTGCAAAGGTTGCAGAGAGGCTCGTACCAGACCAGCCAGAGGATCCAGAGGATACGATGATCAAGGAAAGTATCAAGCAGCTTGACCTCAGGCTCATCAATAATCCTCGTATCGCCCTCGGAGAGACACACTCGATGACGAGCAATATGTTCGAGGTTGCGCTACACAATTATACCGCTTGTATACAGCAGATGTACGAGTATGATCCAAAGCGTAACGAACGTATGAATCAGCGAGAAGATATGATCGACAAGATGACAGACGTCGCTGACAAGTATGTGGTCGAGATTTCACCGCATATCACATTGGATTATGATGATAGATTCCAGAGCTTTCTGATGAAGGGCTTAGTAAGTATTGAGAGAATCGGCGATTTGGCGATTAACATCATGGATGCTATTAAGAATATGAGGGAAGATGATGTTGAATTCTCAAGGGCTGCTATGGCTGAACTAAGGGTACTGCTGACGGCTGTAAACGATATACTCGAACTGACGGCTGATGCGTATAAGGAGAGTAGCTACGAAAAGGCTCAGAGGATTGAGCCTCTTGAGGAAGTTATCGACGAGCTTGTGGATGAAGTTAGACGTAGACACATGTGGAGAATGAAGCACAACCTGTGCGATGTAGTTAAGGGTATAAGCTTCCAGAATATCTTACAGAATCTAGAACGTATCTCCGATCAGTGCTCTGACCTTGGTGTTAATATACTTGGTATCGAAGATGATAATATCTATGGAAATGAGCACCAGTACTTACGTGATATTCACCACTCTGACGATGATCTATATAATCAGCTATTTGCAAAATTTAAGGCTAAGTATATGGGCGTGCTCGACTCGATGCCAGCAGACTCTACAGAGCATGATGATTCGGATGTAGAGAGACAGCTTCAGGTCGATGTTGTAAATTAA
- a CDS encoding galactokinase produces MKTTNKLIFELKDGVYDSLLKDAASSDDITRQRGRLCDAISGFERDFGQMEVSVYCAPFTIPLLGDFTEAQNGAVLSAAINNELVVVICESEDKMVHVYSEAKGILELDPWGLRRNENEVHTLKGLVRGMLAELKLRGYEIGGFNAYVLGHAPFDLDEIYVPTFEVLMTRAIFELFNHGELNKYELAEIGQCASNSHYDVPSGTSRQLASCMGGFSFADFKKPGVPISSKVIGEVLPRDYRLVLTKLYPKAILSERTDIAALGDIVHELRQVAGIIGARVLRDVNNDVLLEHAEEIRDELGDRALLRAFCYMGEIIRTLEASSYIITDDIERFINTFKSASGSRFKYLQSYGVAGAPTFEELAIAISVSDELLYDSGATAIIGDGRQGISAAIAAMGRVESYIKSMQKIFGDDAGTEISEIYEFSKTRQFRLI; encoded by the coding sequence ATGAAAACAACTAACAAACTGATTTTTGAATTAAAGGACGGAGTGTACGATTCGCTTCTCAAAGATGCGGCAAGTTCTGATGATATTACGAGGCAGAGAGGGAGACTCTGTGATGCCATCAGTGGATTTGAGAGGGATTTCGGTCAGATGGAGGTTTCCGTATATTGTGCTCCGTTTACGATTCCGCTGCTCGGAGACTTCACGGAAGCTCAGAACGGTGCGGTGCTTAGTGCGGCCATAAATAACGAGCTTGTAGTTGTTATATGTGAATCTGAGGATAAGATGGTCCATGTGTATTCTGAAGCGAAAGGAATACTCGAGTTAGATCCTTGGGGGCTCAGAAGAAATGAGAATGAAGTACATACCCTGAAGGGGCTAGTCAGAGGCATGCTCGCGGAGCTGAAACTGAGGGGTTATGAGATAGGCGGATTTAATGCTTATGTTCTAGGACATGCGCCTTTTGATCTCGATGAGATATATGTGCCAACCTTTGAAGTCTTGATGACGAGAGCTATATTTGAGCTATTTAATCATGGTGAACTTAACAAGTATGAATTAGCCGAGATAGGGCAATGTGCATCGAACTCACATTATGATGTACCTAGCGGTACTTCGAGGCAGCTCGCTTCATGCATGGGTGGATTTAGCTTTGCGGATTTCAAAAAACCAGGTGTTCCTATTTCTAGTAAAGTCATCGGTGAGGTGCTGCCTAGAGATTACAGATTAGTGCTCACTAAGCTTTATCCAAAGGCAATTCTAAGTGAGCGGACTGATATCGCAGCACTTGGAGATATCGTCCATGAGCTCAGACAGGTTGCAGGGATTATCGGGGCGAGAGTGCTTAGAGATGTAAATAACGATGTGCTACTAGAGCATGCGGAGGAAATAAGAGATGAGCTCGGCGATAGGGCACTTCTCAGAGCGTTCTGCTATATGGGCGAGATCATCAGGACGCTAGAGGCTAGTAGTTATATAATTACTGATGACATAGAGAGGTTTATAAACACTTTTAAATCTGCAAGTGGCTCAAGATTTAAATACCTTCAATCTTATGGGGTTGCAGGTGCGCCGACATTCGAAGAGCTTGCGATTGCAATATCCGTGAGTGATGAGCTTCTCTACGATAGCGGTGCTACTGCTATCATAGGCGATGGAAGGCAGGGCATATCTGCTGCCATTGCAGCGATGGGAAGAGTAGAATCGTATATCAAGTCTATGCAGAAGATATTCGGTGATGATGCTGGAACTGAGATATCTGAGATATATGAGTTCAGCAAGACCAGGCAGTTTAGGTTAATTTAG
- a CDS encoding DUF975 family protein — MEQIMYIDALALKYKIKFRHNPSYWNKVMIGIIYRMFVAGGLLSLAHRFEMVTTDFGGNNLIDYSFAQDPFYTRLTSLPIIAMILVLLLLIAVKIFFINPLNVSVRSFFLNNAAGDHYGLHLIDGFKSSYVNIVKTMFARNIRILSWSILFIIPGIVKAYKYRMVPYILAENPDIDTNAALKLSEDMMHGNKEKMFNYDLSFIGWYIGSLVTFGLVGIYYYTPYKLSCDTEVYRIISGKLGSNIKFGRKPVIYPVMNQSYYSRKAPR, encoded by the coding sequence ATGGAACAAATTATGTACATAGATGCATTAGCGCTCAAATACAAAATAAAATTTAGACATAATCCAAGTTATTGGAATAAGGTAATGATTGGAATAATCTACAGGATGTTCGTTGCTGGAGGTTTACTTTCATTAGCCCATCGCTTTGAGATGGTTACTACTGATTTTGGCGGAAATAATCTTATTGACTACTCCTTCGCACAAGACCCATTCTACACGCGTCTTACTTCACTTCCAATTATTGCAATGATATTAGTACTGCTTCTATTGATAGCGGTAAAAATATTCTTCATTAATCCGCTCAATGTCAGCGTTAGATCCTTTTTTCTGAATAATGCAGCAGGTGACCATTATGGACTTCACCTTATAGATGGATTTAAGAGCAGCTACGTCAATATTGTTAAGACTATGTTCGCAAGGAACATTCGGATTCTTAGTTGGTCAATTTTATTCATCATCCCAGGAATCGTTAAGGCATACAAATACAGAATGGTACCTTATATTCTAGCCGAAAACCCAGATATTGACACTAATGCAGCTCTAAAACTTTCAGAAGATATGATGCATGGTAATAAAGAAAAAATGTTTAACTATGACTTATCATTTATAGGTTGGTATATTGGAAGCCTCGTTACATTCGGTCTAGTCGGAATTTATTATTATACGCCGTACAAACTATCTTGCGATACTGAAGTATATAGAATAATTTCTGGAAAACTCGGCAGCAACATTAAATTTGGCAGGAAGCCAGTTATCTATCCTGTTATGAATCAAAGCTACTATAGCAGAAAAGCTCCAAGGTAG
- a CDS encoding DUF975 family protein, which yields MYINRGELKHRGSFRFRANYWHAVLVAFVYILLNGGAFAASRRYNTTTTTTDSSFSYNACYSLADDPTLQWFTGLAIGVILIAFAVGFAFAIFVINPINVGVDTFFLRNSSGEAEGFHLGDGFKYNYLNVVKTMFFMNLWILLWTLLFIVPGIIKSYSYRLVPYILAENPDIDTNEALRRSEQLMSGNKWETFIYDLSFIGWYILSIFTCGILSVFWVSPYKLSCDAELYRLLAGKSGEDYSFGVEGTGTGPSGYEESSYYAPGFGRNDSAATGEQASSSTPSTSSHSSETKSDGVVSEEDTIEYKPGE from the coding sequence ATGTATATTAACAGAGGAGAATTAAAGCATCGGGGCAGCTTTAGGTTCCGCGCTAATTACTGGCATGCGGTACTAGTAGCATTCGTGTATATACTACTTAACGGTGGTGCATTTGCTGCCTCACGCCGCTATAACACCACAACTACAACGACCGACAGTAGCTTTTCTTATAATGCTTGCTACTCGCTAGCTGACGACCCAACTTTGCAGTGGTTTACTGGTCTCGCAATTGGTGTGATATTGATAGCTTTTGCAGTTGGATTTGCTTTTGCAATATTTGTAATTAATCCAATCAATGTTGGAGTTGATACATTCTTCCTTCGCAACTCATCCGGCGAGGCTGAGGGATTCCATCTAGGCGATGGATTCAAGTACAATTATCTAAATGTTGTAAAGACCATGTTCTTTATGAACCTATGGATACTGCTGTGGACGCTTTTGTTTATCGTTCCAGGAATAATTAAGTCTTATTCCTATAGACTCGTTCCATATATACTAGCGGAGAACCCTGATATCGATACCAATGAAGCGCTAAGGCGTTCTGAGCAGCTTATGAGCGGCAACAAGTGGGAAACATTTATATACGATCTTTCCTTTATAGGTTGGTACATTCTTAGCATATTCACTTGCGGAATACTTTCAGTTTTCTGGGTTTCGCCATACAAGCTCTCGTGCGATGCAGAGCTGTATAGACTACTAGCAGGAAAGAGTGGCGAGGACTACAGCTTTGGCGTTGAAGGAACTGGCACGGGCCCTTCAGGCTACGAAGAGTCATCATACTATGCACCTGGATTTGGCAGAAATGATTCGGCAGCCACAGGAGAGCAGGCTTCAAGCAGCACCCCATCAACTTCTTCACATTCTAGTGAAACAAAGTCCGATGGTGTCGTATCTGAAGAAGATACTATAGAATATAAACCTGGCGAATAA
- a CDS encoding DUF1015 domain-containing protein gives MAKYNWDKFGFHIPEIMVPKVGTDYSKWAVVACDQYTSEPEYWEKVEEIVGDTPSTLRLMLPEIFLDKEGEAERIKAIRETMDKYMADGTLETLAPGCMLVKRTAEGRTRLGLVIATDLEAYDFNKGSKSLTRATEGTVVERIPPRLRIREGAPIELPHILILIDDPEKSVIEPLVNAPMKQIYDTDLMLEGGHITGCFIEEKDLEGAKDALSELFDKAVEKYGEGNVIFQAMGDGNHSLATAKTNWENIKKTLSPEEAATHPARYALCEIENIHDEGIVFEPIHRVIFAKNGQSGEELVKEAVELLNEQNEKAYIAPEGTAAPEGGFAIPCLAGEQRGTIVVEGPSAQLEVGVLQNALDVMVKERKSVDIDYIHGTKALESLSAEAGNAGFALPAMDKFMLFPAVAADGALPRKTFSMGEANEKRYYIESRYIGK, from the coding sequence ATGGCAAAGTACAATTGGGATAAATTTGGTTTTCACATCCCTGAAATAATGGTACCTAAGGTTGGCACTGATTACAGCAAGTGGGCTGTAGTTGCATGTGACCAGTATACTTCAGAACCGGAGTACTGGGAAAAGGTAGAAGAAATCGTTGGTGATACACCATCTACACTCCGACTTATGCTACCAGAGATTTTCCTAGATAAGGAAGGCGAAGCTGAAAGAATCAAGGCTATCCGTGAGACGATGGATAAGTACATGGCTGACGGAACACTTGAGACTCTCGCTCCAGGATGCATGCTTGTTAAGAGAACTGCTGAAGGACGCACTCGACTTGGGCTTGTAATCGCTACGGATCTTGAAGCATATGATTTCAACAAGGGATCTAAATCCCTCACAAGAGCAACTGAGGGAACTGTAGTAGAGAGAATCCCGCCAAGACTAAGAATAAGAGAAGGTGCTCCTATCGAGCTACCACATATTTTGATTCTTATCGATGATCCAGAGAAGAGTGTAATTGAGCCATTGGTAAATGCTCCTATGAAGCAGATTTACGATACAGACCTAATGCTCGAAGGAGGGCACATCACCGGATGCTTCATCGAAGAGAAGGATCTTGAGGGTGCTAAAGATGCTCTATCTGAATTATTCGATAAGGCAGTAGAGAAGTACGGAGAAGGCAATGTCATCTTCCAGGCGATGGGAGACGGAAATCACTCACTTGCTACAGCTAAGACCAACTGGGAAAACATCAAGAAGACTCTCTCACCAGAGGAAGCTGCTACCCACCCAGCTAGATACGCTCTCTGTGAGATCGAAAACATTCATGACGAGGGCATCGTATTTGAGCCAATTCATCGTGTAATCTTCGCTAAGAACGGGCAGTCTGGTGAAGAACTAGTTAAGGAAGCTGTTGAGCTACTAAACGAACAGAACGAGAAGGCTTACATAGCACCAGAGGGAACCGCTGCTCCAGAAGGAGGCTTCGCTATTCCTTGCCTAGCTGGTGAGCAAAGAGGAACTATCGTAGTTGAAGGTCCTTCCGCTCAGCTAGAGGTAGGAGTGCTACAGAACGCACTAGATGTAATGGTTAAGGAGAGAAAATCCGTAGACATAGACTACATCCACGGAACAAAGGCTCTAGAGTCTCTATCCGCTGAGGCTGGCAATGCAGGTTTCGCACTTCCAGCCATGGATAAGTTCATGCTCTTCCCAGCAGTTGCAGCAGATGGTGCTCTTCCAAGAAAGACTTTCTCGATGGGAGAAGCTAACGAGAAGCGCTACTATATCGAAAGCAGATATATCGGCAAATAA
- a CDS encoding NAD(P)-binding domain-containing protein produces the protein MKIGFIGLGIMGRPMAKHLVNAGHDVMVTDLNQELVSELVGMGAGTGSYSEIGSQCDIVMMILPNADIVKSVIFDEGGIASSMKKGSIIIDHSSVTPVESNECYYELKERGISFLDAPVSGGEPGAIAGSLAIMVGGDQEAFDTAEKYMDAYASSMILTGPSGSGSVTKLANQIIVNNNIAIVSEALVFASKAGADPEKVYKAIRSGLAGSAVLDAKAPMMIDRNFVPGGTIKVNHKDITNVVKTAHSIDAPIPYSAQLYEIMQTLKVHGHLGDDHAGIVQYFEALADCKVEKKEN, from the coding sequence ATGAAAATCGGATTTATTGGTCTCGGGATCATGGGACGTCCTATGGCAAAACACCTTGTAAATGCAGGTCATGACGTGATGGTTACTGATTTAAATCAGGAGCTCGTCAGCGAGCTAGTTGGCATGGGCGCAGGTACTGGTAGCTACAGCGAAATCGGTTCACAGTGTGACATCGTTATGATGATTTTGCCAAATGCAGATATAGTTAAGTCTGTAATCTTCGATGAAGGTGGAATCGCTAGTTCGATGAAGAAAGGAAGCATCATAATCGACCACAGCTCGGTAACACCTGTTGAATCAAACGAATGCTACTACGAGCTTAAGGAGAGAGGCATCAGTTTCCTAGATGCACCAGTTTCTGGCGGAGAGCCTGGAGCAATCGCTGGCTCTTTAGCGATAATGGTTGGTGGAGACCAGGAAGCATTTGATACAGCTGAGAAATACATGGATGCATATGCTTCTTCTATGATTTTGACAGGTCCAAGTGGTAGCGGCAGTGTTACGAAGCTTGCCAATCAGATAATTGTAAACAACAACATCGCAATCGTATCTGAGGCACTCGTATTTGCATCGAAAGCTGGAGCTGATCCAGAGAAGGTATACAAGGCGATTCGCTCTGGACTTGCAGGCAGTGCCGTGCTGGATGCAAAAGCCCCTATGATGATTGATAGAAACTTCGTACCTGGAGGAACTATAAAGGTCAACCATAAGGATATAACTAATGTGGTTAAGACAGCACATTCGATTGATGCACCGATTCCATACAGCGCACAGCTATATGAGATAATGCAGACTCTCAAGGTTCACGGTCATCTAGGTGACGACCATGCGGGAATCGTTCAGTATTTTGAAGCTCTTGCAGACTGCAAGGTTGAGAAGAAGGAGAACTAA